From Thalassospiraceae bacterium LMO-JJ14:
GTGCGGACACAACACGCTCCGCGCCGAGGCCATGCAGGGCGACGTGAAGCGTCCGGCGACGGATATCGAGATCGAACGCATGCAGGCGCGTGTCCGCGAAACCATGCAGGCCGGCGCCATCGGCGTCAGTTCAGGGTTGATGTATCCGGCGGGCTTTGCGGCGCCGACGTCCGAAGTTGCGGCACTGGCTGCGGCGGCGGGGAAATTCGGCGGTCTTTACGCGACGCATTTGCGCGACGAAGCCGAGAAACTGGTGCCCTCGATCGAGGAAGCCGCCGAGATCGGCCGCGCCGGCGGCGTTGCCGTGGTGTTATCGCACCACAAGGTGACGGGGCGGAACAACTGGGGCGGGACCAAGCTGTCGTTGAAACGTATCGAGCAACTGGCGGAAGGGCAGACCATTCACTTCGATGTCTATCCCTATGTCGCCAGCGCGACGGCGCTGATGGTCGAGCGCATCTCGGTTGCCGAGAAAGTGCTGATTGTCGCCTCCGACAAGCACCCGCGCACGGCGGGCTGGTATCTCAAGGACATTGCGCTGGAATGGGGCATGAGCGAAGCCGAGGCGGCCGAGGAACTGCTGCCGGCACAGGCGATCTATTTCGCCATGCACGAAGATGACGTGCGCCGGGTTCTGGCGCACCCCCGCGCGATGGTCGGCTCCGATGGCATTCCCGGCACCGATGCTCCGCATCCGCGTCTGTGGGGAACGTTCCCGCGTGTGCTCGGCTACTATGCCCGCGACGAAGGACTCTTCTCGCTGGAAACCGCTGTTCACAAGATGACCGGCCATACGGCAAGTGTCTTCGGTTTCAGCGACCGCGGCGAACTGCGCGTCGGCGCTGTCGCCGACATCACGGTGTTCGATCCGGAAACGGTGCTCGACCGTGCGACATTCGAGAAACCGACGACGCCGTCGGACGGCATCGAACATGTTATCGTCGGCGGCGAGGTTATCCTGGAATCCGGCCGCCAGACCGCTGCGCGCCCGGGCCGACTGTTAAGCCGGGGCTGAATATGCAAAGATCGTTTAAGGATTTTTTGATACTGACAGATTCCTATAAATAACGGAAAAAAACCAAGCAGGTTCAATGCTCTGATGGCCAATTCGGATCATGACAGCACTTCCAAAGATGAAGTAGTGCGAGCGCTTCGCGACGAGATCGAGACGCTGCGCGTCAGGCTCGATCAGGTTGAAGCCGATGCCGTTTTCGCCGAAGCGATGGAAAACAGTTCCGAAGCGATTGTCATCTATGATGACGATGGAAAGCTCGTTGCCTGCAATCAGAATTTCCGCGACCTGTATGGCTATTCTGCGGAAGAAGCCAAAAAGGGTGTCCATTTCGCCAAGTTGGGCCGTATCGACATTGAGCGCGGGAATGTCGTCATCGGCGATGAGTTCGGCGGTGGCGATGAATACTTGGAGCGCAAGGCCGAGTACCGGAGGAAACTCTCAGGATCATTCGTTGTCCGCCTCAAGGACGGCCGCTGGATCAAGACCGTTGACCGGCGTATGCAAAGGGGCGGGTTTGTCAGTGTTCAGGTCGACATCACCGACATAAAGAAAAACGAACAGAATTTGCGCACAGCCATGGAAGCGGCGGAAAAGGCAACGCAGGTCAAGTCGGAATTCCTCGCCAATATCAGTCACGACCTGCGCACGCCGTTGAATGCCATTATCGGATTTTCCGAGATGATCCGCTCAGAATTGCTGGGGCCTATGGGGCACGCAGGGTACATGGGATACGTCGACGACATCAACGAGAGCGGGCAGCTCCTGCTGTCGATCGTGAACGATATTCTGGATACGGCACAATTGGAAAGCGGCAGGCTGAGCCTGTCACGTAACAGGTTCGATGCGATAAAGATGAGCAAAGATATCGTCCGGCGGATCGAGCCGATTACGGCCAGCAAGAAGCTGAGCGTCAGCATCGAAAAAGCCGAGGACTTCCCTGAAATCATTTGTACCGATCAGCGCGCGACGGTGCAGATTCTCAATAACCTGATATCGAATGCCGCGAGGCACAGCGATGAAGGTGCGGCTATTGCTATTGAATGGTGCCTGGCGGAAAGCGGGGATATCACCCT
This genomic window contains:
- a CDS encoding D-aminoacylase, encoding MNMTKSADIVIENAEIIDGTGAARFKGGVAVTGALITALGDVSDIKADHRIDAGGHVVAPGFIDCHTHDDRVLLDDPAMACKVTQGVTTVVTGNCGVSLTPFLPGDDWEMPVPMALLGEKHQYRFPAFADYAKAFAKAPPAVNAAMLCGHNTLRAEAMQGDVKRPATDIEIERMQARVRETMQAGAIGVSSGLMYPAGFAAPTSEVAALAAAAGKFGGLYATHLRDEAEKLVPSIEEAAEIGRAGGVAVVLSHHKVTGRNNWGGTKLSLKRIEQLAEGQTIHFDVYPYVASATALMVERISVAEKVLIVASDKHPRTAGWYLKDIALEWGMSEAEAAEELLPAQAIYFAMHEDDVRRVLAHPRAMVGSDGIPGTDAPHPRLWGTFPRVLGYYARDEGLFSLETAVHKMTGHTASVFGFSDRGELRVGAVADITVFDPETVLDRATFEKPTTPSDGIEHVIVGGEVILESGRQTAARPGRLLSRG
- a CDS encoding ATP-binding protein encodes the protein MANSDHDSTSKDEVVRALRDEIETLRVRLDQVEADAVFAEAMENSSEAIVIYDDDGKLVACNQNFRDLYGYSAEEAKKGVHFAKLGRIDIERGNVVIGDEFGGGDEYLERKAEYRRKLSGSFVVRLKDGRWIKTVDRRMQRGGFVSVQVDITDIKKNEQNLRTAMEAAEKATQVKSEFLANISHDLRTPLNAIIGFSEMIRSELLGPMGHAGYMGYVDDINESGQLLLSIVNDILDTAQLESGRLSLSRNRFDAIKMSKDIVRRIEPITASKKLSVSIEKAEDFPEIICTDQRATVQILNNLISNAARHSDEGAAIAIEWCLAESGDITLSVTDAGEGMTPLLLEKIGDPFLQDGTYATHPGEKGAGLGLYICKKLITAMGGDMDIESILGKGTRVTMHWPADCIGPGYCT